In the genome of Pseudanabaena mucicola str. Chao 1806, the window GTGGACGCTGTGAACTAGCCCCTGCTTTGACAAAATAAATTTTTTGATCACGCCAAAGCCAATATTGACCTGCGATCGATTCATTATTTGCTAAAACCATCTGTATTTACATCTACAATTGTTACATATCTTCATATATATCCTAGCCTTAGCGTAGGATTATGATGGCGATCTTCAAGCAATAATTTATGAATCTCGGCAAGCGTAATCGTTTCTCCGCTAACAAAATAACCGTGCAGCTATTGCGCGAGGGCATTGTCGAATCGATCCATTCTTGTCAAGCTGCGGTAGTCGATACAAGAGGCAGAGTCCTTTCAGCCGCAGGTGATCCACAAACAACCACCTTTGCCCGTTCCTGTCTCAAACCAATTCAAGCTTTACCCGTCTCAATCTCTGGTGCACAGGAGCGATTTAACCTCTCTGAAAAAGATTTAGCGATTATTTGTGGCTCACACCAAGGCACGATCGCCCAAGCCAGACAGGTTTTTAGTATTCTTTGGCGTTGTGATGTTGAGCCTAGTGCCCTGCAATGTCCAATTCCTGAATGTTATCAAAGCAATCTCCAACATAATTGCTCTGGTAAGCATGCAGGGATGATCGCCGTATGTCGGCAACAGGGTTGGGAAATTTCCTCCTATATGGATCGCAATCATCCTGTACAGCAACTAGCACTGAGTACGATGGCAGATCTGCTGCATATGCCTGCGGCGGAGTTTATCTGTGCCCATGATGATTGTGGTGTACCAACTTATTTATTAGAACTGGATCAGTTAGCCCATCTCTATGCGTTGCTATCTGCTCATAATCAGTTACACCTAGAGCGCATTACTCGCGCCATGACCCGCAATCCTGACATGGTTTCAGGGGATGGTCAGTTTGATACAGAGCTAATGCGCTTAACGAATGGGGAAGTTGTCAGCAAGTCAGGTGCAGAAGGGGTGCAATGTATCGGCAGGATAGGTGAAGGCTTGGGTTTAGCCATTAAGGTAATGGATGGTTCTAAACGGGCTAAAACTGCGGTTTCGATCCATTTACTCAAACAATTGGGCTGGATTAGTCCGACAGTTGCTCAAA includes:
- a CDS encoding asparaginase, with protein sequence MNLGKRNRFSANKITVQLLREGIVESIHSCQAAVVDTRGRVLSAAGDPQTTTFARSCLKPIQALPVSISGAQERFNLSEKDLAIICGSHQGTIAQARQVFSILWRCDVEPSALQCPIPECYQSNLQHNCSGKHAGMIAVCRQQGWEISSYMDRNHPVQQLALSTMADLLHMPAAEFICAHDDCGVPTYLLELDQLAHLYALLSAHNQLHLERITRAMTRNPDMVSGDGQFDTELMRLTNGEVVSKSGAEGVQCIGRIGEGLGLAIKVMDGSKRAKTAVSIHLLKQLGWISPTVAQSLEESFLSVGKYSRLEAIGELSLA